The proteins below come from a single Orcinus orca chromosome 6, mOrcOrc1.1, whole genome shotgun sequence genomic window:
- the ZDHHC12 gene encoding palmitoyltransferase ZDHHC12 isoform X3, which produces MIPPHSPPLASPALRQWEEQGELLVPLTFLLLVLGSLLLYLAVSLMDPGYVNVLPQPQEEAKEEQTAMVPQAIPLRRCRYCMVLQPLRARHCRECRRCVRRYDHHCPWMENCVGERNHPVFVAYLALQLVVLLWGLYLAWSGLRFFQPWGLWLRSSGLLFATFLLLSLFSLVASLLLASHLYLVASNTTTWEFISSHRIAYLRQRPGNPFDRGLTRNLAHFFCGWPSGSWETLWAEDEEGSSQDV; this is translated from the exons ATGATACCG CCTCACTCTCCCCCTCTGGCCTCTCCAGCGCTGCGGCAGTGGGAAGAGCAGGGGGAGCTGCTCGTGCCCCTCACCTTCCTGCTCTTGGTACTGGGCTCCCTGCTGCTTTACCTGGCTGTGTCACTCATGGACCCGGGATACGTGAatgtcctgccccagccccag GAGGAGGCCAAGGAAGAGCAGACAGCCATGGTTCCTCAGGCCATCCCCCTTCGGCGCTGCAGATACTGCATGGTGCTG CAACCCCTGCGGGCCCGTCACTGCCGTGAGTGCCGTCGTTGTGTCCGCCGATATGACCACCACTGTCCCTGGATGGAGAACTGCGTGGGGGAGCGCAATCACCCAGTGTTCGTGGCCTACCTGGCGCTGCAGCTGGTGGTGCTTCTGTGGGGCCTGTACCTGGCATG GTCTGGCCTCCGCTTCTTCCAGCCTTGGGGGCTCTGGCTGCGGTCCAGTGGGCTCCTGTTTGCCACCTTCCTGCTGCTGTCGCTCTTCTCCCTAGTGGCCAGCCTGCTCTTGGCCTCGCACCTCTACCTGGTGGCCAGCAACACCACCACCTGGGAGTTCATCTCCTCACACCGTATCGCCTACCTCCGCCAGCGCCCCGGCAACCCCTTCGACCGCGGCCTGACCCGCAACCTGGCCCACTTCTTCTGTGGATGGCCCTCGGGGTCCTGGGAGACCCTCTGGGCTGAGGACGAGGAAGGCAGCAGCCAGGATGTTTAG
- the ZDHHC12 gene encoding palmitoyltransferase ZDHHC12 isoform X1, with amino-acid sequence MAPWALLRPGVLVRTGHTVLTWGITLVLFLHDTDTLSVPGPTRCPRSDDRLEPPSPLILGPARPFPGIDSQDYEDQLAEGLASRPALWPLAAQVQAPQPQEEAKEEQTAMVPQAIPLRRCRYCMVLQPLRARHCRECRRCVRRYDHHCPWMENCVGERNHPVFVAYLALQLVVLLWGLYLAWSGLRFFQPWGLWLRSSGLLFATFLLLSLFSLVASLLLASHLYLVASNTTTWEFISSHRIAYLRQRPGNPFDRGLTRNLAHFFCGWPSGSWETLWAEDEEGSSQDV; translated from the exons ATGGCGCCGTGGGCGCTGCTCAGGCCTGGGGTCCTGGTGCGGACCGGGCACACCGTCCTGACCTGGGGGATCACGCTGGTGCTCTTCCTGCATGATACCG ATACCCTGTCTGTCCCAGGACCCACCCGGTGCCCCAGATCCGACGACCGACTCGAGCCCCCTTCTCCCCTGATCCTGGGACCCGCCCGACCCTTCCCAGGAATTGACTCCCAAGATTACGAGGATCAACTAGCTGAAGGACTGGCGTCCCGCCCAGCCCTGTGGCCACTAGCTGCCCAAGTCCAGGCTCCCCAGCCTCAG GAGGAGGCCAAGGAAGAGCAGACAGCCATGGTTCCTCAGGCCATCCCCCTTCGGCGCTGCAGATACTGCATGGTGCTG CAACCCCTGCGGGCCCGTCACTGCCGTGAGTGCCGTCGTTGTGTCCGCCGATATGACCACCACTGTCCCTGGATGGAGAACTGCGTGGGGGAGCGCAATCACCCAGTGTTCGTGGCCTACCTGGCGCTGCAGCTGGTGGTGCTTCTGTGGGGCCTGTACCTGGCATG GTCTGGCCTCCGCTTCTTCCAGCCTTGGGGGCTCTGGCTGCGGTCCAGTGGGCTCCTGTTTGCCACCTTCCTGCTGCTGTCGCTCTTCTCCCTAGTGGCCAGCCTGCTCTTGGCCTCGCACCTCTACCTGGTGGCCAGCAACACCACCACCTGGGAGTTCATCTCCTCACACCGTATCGCCTACCTCCGCCAGCGCCCCGGCAACCCCTTCGACCGCGGCCTGACCCGCAACCTGGCCCACTTCTTCTGTGGATGGCCCTCGGGGTCCTGGGAGACCCTCTGGGCTGAGGACGAGGAAGGCAGCAGCCAGGATGTTTAG
- the ZDHHC12 gene encoding palmitoyltransferase ZDHHC12 isoform X2 encodes MAPWALLRPGVLVRTGHTVLTWGITLVLFLHDTALRQWEEQGELLVPLTFLLLVLGSLLLYLAVSLMDPGYVNVLPQPQEEAKEEQTAMVPQAIPLRRCRYCMVLQPLRARHCRECRRCVRRYDHHCPWMENCVGERNHPVFVAYLALQLVVLLWGLYLAWSGLRFFQPWGLWLRSSGLLFATFLLLSLFSLVASLLLASHLYLVASNTTTWEFISSHRIAYLRQRPGNPFDRGLTRNLAHFFCGWPSGSWETLWAEDEEGSSQDV; translated from the exons ATGGCGCCGTGGGCGCTGCTCAGGCCTGGGGTCCTGGTGCGGACCGGGCACACCGTCCTGACCTGGGGGATCACGCTGGTGCTCTTCCTGCATGATACCG CGCTGCGGCAGTGGGAAGAGCAGGGGGAGCTGCTCGTGCCCCTCACCTTCCTGCTCTTGGTACTGGGCTCCCTGCTGCTTTACCTGGCTGTGTCACTCATGGACCCGGGATACGTGAatgtcctgccccagccccag GAGGAGGCCAAGGAAGAGCAGACAGCCATGGTTCCTCAGGCCATCCCCCTTCGGCGCTGCAGATACTGCATGGTGCTG CAACCCCTGCGGGCCCGTCACTGCCGTGAGTGCCGTCGTTGTGTCCGCCGATATGACCACCACTGTCCCTGGATGGAGAACTGCGTGGGGGAGCGCAATCACCCAGTGTTCGTGGCCTACCTGGCGCTGCAGCTGGTGGTGCTTCTGTGGGGCCTGTACCTGGCATG GTCTGGCCTCCGCTTCTTCCAGCCTTGGGGGCTCTGGCTGCGGTCCAGTGGGCTCCTGTTTGCCACCTTCCTGCTGCTGTCGCTCTTCTCCCTAGTGGCCAGCCTGCTCTTGGCCTCGCACCTCTACCTGGTGGCCAGCAACACCACCACCTGGGAGTTCATCTCCTCACACCGTATCGCCTACCTCCGCCAGCGCCCCGGCAACCCCTTCGACCGCGGCCTGACCCGCAACCTGGCCCACTTCTTCTGTGGATGGCCCTCGGGGTCCTGGGAGACCCTCTGGGCTGAGGACGAGGAAGGCAGCAGCCAGGATGTTTAG
- the ZDHHC12 gene encoding palmitoyltransferase ZDHHC12 isoform X4, translating into MAPWALLRPGVLVRTGHTVLTWGITLVLFLHDTALRQWEEQGELLVPLTFLLLVLGSLLLYLAVSLMDPGYVNVLPQPQEEAKEEQTAMVPQAIPLRRCRYCMVLQPLRARHCRECRRCVRRYDHHCPWMENCVGERNHPVFVAYLALQLVVLLWGLYLAWWVPPAPWVWPPLLPALGALAAVQWAPVCHLPAAVALLPSGQPALGLAPLPGGQQHHHLGVHLLTPYRLPPPAPRQPLRPRPDPQPGPLLLWMALGVLGDPLG; encoded by the exons ATGGCGCCGTGGGCGCTGCTCAGGCCTGGGGTCCTGGTGCGGACCGGGCACACCGTCCTGACCTGGGGGATCACGCTGGTGCTCTTCCTGCATGATACCG CGCTGCGGCAGTGGGAAGAGCAGGGGGAGCTGCTCGTGCCCCTCACCTTCCTGCTCTTGGTACTGGGCTCCCTGCTGCTTTACCTGGCTGTGTCACTCATGGACCCGGGATACGTGAatgtcctgccccagccccag GAGGAGGCCAAGGAAGAGCAGACAGCCATGGTTCCTCAGGCCATCCCCCTTCGGCGCTGCAGATACTGCATGGTGCTG CAACCCCTGCGGGCCCGTCACTGCCGTGAGTGCCGTCGTTGTGTCCGCCGATATGACCACCACTGTCCCTGGATGGAGAACTGCGTGGGGGAGCGCAATCACCCAGTGTTCGTGGCCTACCTGGCGCTGCAGCTGGTGGTGCTTCTGTGGGGCCTGTACCTGGCATGGTGGGTTCCCCCAGCGccctgg GTCTGGCCTCCGCTTCTTCCAGCCTTGGGGGCTCTGGCTGCGGTCCAGTGGGCTCCTGTTTGCCACCTTCCTGCTGCTGTCGCTCTTCTCCCTAGTGGCCAGCCTGCTCTTGGCCTCGCACCTCTACCTGGTGGCCAGCAACACCACCACCTGGGAGTTCATCTCCTCACACCGTATCGCCTACCTCCGCCAGCGCCCCGGCAACCCCTTCGACCGCGGCCTGACCCGCAACCTGGCCCACTTCTTCTGTGGATGGCCCTCGGGGTCCTGGGAGACCCTCTGGGCTGA